ACCCAACTCCGTGCCGATATTGCAGCGTCCCTGCTACTGAATCAAAGCATGGCCCAAAACCACATCCACAGCCCCGCCCCACCCATGCAACCCGATGCGAGCGAAGATAGTGCTGAAATGTCTGAGCATCAGGGAATACCAGGGTGTGATGAAATATCCGGCTGTGTTCAAATATCCGGCTGTGGTGAGTCGTGGTTTTCAACCCTCGACTCCGAACCGCACAGGGACCAGGAAGACAGGGACCAGGAAGACCTTACAGCTGATGAAGGATCATGGCGGGTAGATCCTCAGCTAATCCCGGTCTTTGATGATCCGCACTACACCGATCCAGGATTCAAAGACCCTGATATCCGCAATGATCCACAGTGGGACCCCACAGCCCGACCACCAACCCTTACCCCACCACCAGACCCACCATCCGGCTCACCATCCGGCTCACCATCCGGCTCACCATCTGGCTCATCATCACAGACTACCGATGACCATCATCGGGGGCACCGTCGGGGCAATCACAGCGGCGCTGCCGGCGAGGGTAGTGGGGTTGTTATGGAGGAGGTATGGCCGCCGTTGCCGCAGGTGACACCGGTGTTACTGATACCTGTGTTGTCGTTGCTGGGCGCTACACAGGATCCTGCGTGGCTTGAAGGGGCTGGTCCTATCAGTATGGAAGTCGCCCGGCGACTAACGCAGGGATCGAAGTCCCTGTTACGGGTTCTGGTAGACCCGGTCAGTAACGAGCCCTTAGACGCTGCCCCGCAGCGCTACCGAATCAGTAAAGCGATGCGGACTATGCTGGCGATCAGGGATGAATACTGCCAATTTCCGGGTTGTTTAGCCAGAGCAAGTAACTGCCAGATTGACCACATCAAGAAATTTGCTCACGGTGGCAGATCTATCTTCAATAACTTAGAGACTCTCTGTCATCACCATCATCTCCTGAAACACTTCAAGGACGATCGGACCCGCAATGGTGCTTGCCGCACCGATCAATCACCCCAACGGAAAGCGATGAAACTTCGCGGCTGGACACCCACGAACATACAGGGCCGTATTGCCTGGACCTCACCGAGTGGACGGTACTACCCACCCGCCACCCACGAGGACCACGCACCGAGCTACCCGAAATGGTTGAAAAAACACCTCGAGACCGAAGACCGCAACGCCCTAGAGGACCACGAAGAAGCACGCATCCAGAACATGGACCAAGCAAACCCCTACTCCACACCCCTACCAACACCACCACCAGGAACATATCCCTGCGCCGAAGACGAAGAAACCCTCAACGAACAAACACTCAACCACTACCTCGCCCACCACAACACAACCTAAACACGGCCCTCAAAAGCGGTATGTGGCAACTAGTTTCTGGATACGTGGGTCTGCCTGAGTGTAGGGTTGCTCGTTACCTCGGCTCGGCTAACCGTTGACTCTGGGATTCTTAGAATCTGCGTACCAAGATGCCCGTCATGAGT
This genomic window from Arthrobacter sp. TMP15 contains:
- a CDS encoding DUF222 domain-containing protein, which translates into the protein MGSSVNFPAGRDVSSTTMGVADFIAGLVLPVIGPLANDIAAMVSLPDFPGPNGDLRTTASEAGVADGVVVGGALPTSRLGCVRALMDECTAAIEALRVHQNQCAALAAVLMERLSCAGGLEGSILAFDAFQREGSMSGIRAEVAGVLQIPEGVAGELMTHSRTLVRELPGTLSCMSTGALGWDYAVIIAQETALVRQSGVPAAAVDALEQVLLGKAEDCTVSSFREKARRQRERLYPETITARTRRALSDRYLRVNRGHDGMSWLSLYGPAPTLEGIWSQCTLTAQSAQGPHETRTLTQLRADIAASLLLNQSMAQNHIHSPAPPMQPDASEDSAEMSEHQGIPGCDEISGCVQISGCGESWFSTLDSEPHRDQEDRDQEDLTADEGSWRVDPQLIPVFDDPHYTDPGFKDPDIRNDPQWDPTARPPTLTPPPDPPSGSPSGSPSGSPSGSSSQTTDDHHRGHRRGNHSGAAGEGSGVVMEEVWPPLPQVTPVLLIPVLSLLGATQDPAWLEGAGPISMEVARRLTQGSKSLLRVLVDPVSNEPLDAAPQRYRISKAMRTMLAIRDEYCQFPGCLARASNCQIDHIKKFAHGGRSIFNNLETLCHHHHLLKHFKDDRTRNGACRTDQSPQRKAMKLRGWTPTNIQGRIAWTSPSGRYYPPATHEDHAPSYPKWLKKHLETEDRNALEDHEEARIQNMDQANPYSTPLPTPPPGTYPCAEDEETLNEQTLNHYLAHHNTT